Below is a window of Prosthecobacter algae DNA.
CACAGATGCGCTGAAACTGAAAGTCCTGGGGCTGGTGGATGTGGCCAAGGCACCGGAACTGGCCATTCCCGCCAAAGCCAACGAGGGCAAGCTGACACTGGATATGAAGGCCCTGAAGCTGACTCCCGGAGAGTATGGTTTCATTCTTCAAGGACCGGCCAAGATGCCGTTCCGACGGGAAGCTGCGGCGGTGGCTGGCGCAGATACGGCGGCCAAGAAAGCGGCCCAGGCGCAGTCAGAGGCGAAGAAGGAACTGGAGGCTGCCAAAGCTGCCCTGAAGGCCATCAAGCCTGAGGACAAACCAGGGCTGGCTGCCGCCCAGGCCAAGGCCGATGCAGCGGCCAAGAAGCTGGCCCAGGCCGATCAAATGAAGGTGACGGCGGAGAAGGCCGCGAAAGATCTCGCTGCGAAAAATCCCGCCAAGGACACGACCTTCATCGTGTATTCCAACCCGATCCGCATCCGAGTGAAGGAGCCCGCCAAGAAATGAAACGTGTTCTGTTTTGTCTTACTTTTTGTTGGGCCTGCGGGCCGCTGATCCAGGGCGCGACGATCAACTTTGAAAAGCAGCTCTGGCCTGTGCTCAAGGACAATTGTCTGGCCTGTCACAACAAGACCACGACCAAAGGGGAACTGAACATGGAGACCCCTGCGCTGATGATTCAGGGTGGGGAAAATGGCAAGGGCATCGAGGCCGGGCAAGGTGAGAAGAGCCTGATCTATCTGGCCGCCGTCGGTGAATGGGATTCGGAGATGCCACCGAAGAACAACAAGGTGGGGGCGGTGAAGCTGACCTCAGGAGAGCTGGCCCTGCTGAAGCAATGGATTGATGAAGGGGCGCTTTACTCGGCCCGGCAGGAAAAGGTGATTGCCTGGGAGCCGTTGCCTGAGAGCTACCGGCCCATCTATGCCTCCGCCATCACGGCGGACGGCCGTTATGCGGCGGCGGCACGCGGCAATCAGGTGACGCTGTATCATCTGCCGACGGGCACGGCCATGACGCGCCTGACGGATGAGGCCTTGCTGAAGTCCGGCCTGTATCAAAAGCCGGGAGTGGCCCATCGCGACATTGTACCTGCGATGACCTTCAGCCCAGATGGTAGCCATCTGGCGACTGGCAGCTTCCGTGAGGTGAAGATCTGGCGGCGTGAAGAGTCGAAGCCGAAGCCTGTAAATGCTCCGGCAGCTCTGGCGGAAACGAAATTCAGTTTGGCCAGCACCGTCGCAGATACGGTGGCTCTGATGGATAAACCGACGGGCCAAAAGCTGCGTGATTTTAAGCATGGCGCGGCCGTTTCCGCCTTTGTGCTTAGTGCGGACAACCAGCGTCTGGCGACAGCCGGGGCGGATCACCAGGTCAAGATTTGGGAGGTGGCCACGGGCAAGCTGCTGCTGGGCATTCAGGGGGATCTGGCTTCTGCGGTGACCCTGATGGAAAAGGCGGATGCCATTGCCAAAACAACCTCTGAAGCTGCCTGGCAAACCTCGGCGATTGCCAAAGCTGAAAAGGAGGGCACGGATCTCGCCGCTCGATTGAAGAAGGCTAAGGAGTTGGCCGATGCCGCCAGAAAAGAACACGAAGACAAAGCCAAGATGCTGAAACCGAAACAGGAGGCGAAGGTGGCAGCAGACAAGGCACGGGCCGAAACTGAAAGCCTGCTGGCCAAGGTTCCTGAAGGAAAGCCTGACGTGGCCTTGATCCAGAAAAACAAGGAGGCCGGAGCCAAGTCTGAGACGGCGTCAATGCAACTGGCGGAAGCGCAGGAGGCACTGATGCGGGCCGAGGCAGGAATCAAAGATGCGGAGGCTGAAATCAAGCTGGTGACGACAGCGATGGCCCAGGCCACAGAGGCTGTGGCAGCAGCCAAGCTGGCACTGGAAACCGCGAAGAAGGAAACGGCGGCGGCCACTGCAGCGAAGAACGAAGCCACCAAGGCGCAAGCCGGTGCCATCCCAACCCTGACATCCCTTTGTTTTTCACCGGATGGCCTACAGGTCGCGGGGCTGGATGCTGGGGGGCAGGTGCGCGTCTGGTCCACCCAGACAGGCGGGCCGGTGAGCCAGCAAACGGTGACTGAAGTCGGGCAGACAAAAACGATATCATGGCCAACGCCAGCCGGATGGGTGATCACCGGGGACAATGCCAGTGTGCTGCATGCCGATGAGGCGCAGGCAGCGTGGAAGCTGGAACGCACGCTGGGCAGCGGCGATGACAAATCTGCGATCACGGACCGGGTGAATGCCCTGGCCTTTTCAGCCGATGGCAAGACGCTGGCGATTGGCAGCGGCGAACCCTCGCGCAGTGGCGACATCCTCCTTTGGGCATTGGATAAAAATCAAGTGATGGCCAACTTCACGGAGCACCATCTGGACAGCGTGTTATGCCTGGATTTTTCCCCCGATGGGAAGCTGCTGGCCTCCGGCGGGGCCGACAAAGTGGCGCGCATCACCGATCTGGCGACACGCAAGGTGGTGAAGGTCTTTGAAGGCCATACGCATCATGTGTTAGGCCTGTCCTGGCGTTACGATGGCCGGATGCTGGCCACTGCGGGGGCAGACAATGTGGTCAAAATTTGGGACTGGACCGTGGGGGACCGACGCAAGAATGTGGACGGCTGGGACAAGGAGATCACGGCCATTGGTTACCTGGGCAGCAGCGACGTGCTGGCAACGACCTCGGGGGATGGCAAGGTGCGGCTGATCAACAGTGCCGGGGCCGAGGTGAAGTCTCTTCCTGGTGTGAAGGACTTCATGAATGCGCTGGCCTCAAGCCGGATGGGCGAGTGGCTGGTGGCAGGCGGCGAGGAAGGCGTGCTGCACGTGTGGAATGTGGCTTCGGGAAAAGAGGTGGGACGCTTCAACACGGAGCGTTGAAGAGCTTCAGTTTCCGGAGACGGATCACACCAGTCGCATCTTTTTGCGCAGCAACCACTCGATGCTCAGGAGCGCGATCACCGCCCCGAACCACCACCAGCTAGACCATAAGATGGTTTCGGCAATGGTGGTTTGTTTTCGGTCAATGGACTGGAGGAGATTGGGCAGTTCGGTGGCGGCCTGTTCTTCACGCAGGAAACGGCCTCCGGAAGCTGTGGCCATGGCTTCCAGAAGAGGGCGGTTCATGGTCAGGGTGGCCCATTCGGGATTGCCCGCATCCGCGACGCGAAGGGACAACCGGAGATTGCTGCGCGTGGCGGTCGGGCTTTCCGCGACAGCGATCTCGTAGGCTCCTGCCTTCAGCGGCGGGGTGAGGGTGCGGTAGATGCCAAAGTGGGTGGGGTCGGGCTCCAGTTGCAGGGTGGCCACTTCCTTGCCATCCAGCAGCAGGAAGGCCCGGGGTTCGGCATTGCTGACGAGATCTCCGGCGGCATTGCGGATGCGCACGCGGAGTTCGGATTGTTCTCCCGGGGTGTAACGCAGCCTGTCTGTGCCGATGGAGATCTGCTTGTCCTCGGCCTGAAAGGGCGGCGCGGCGATCCAGGCGGCGAGCTGCATCCACAGGCGCTGATGGTAAAGATCCCCCACCTGATAGCGCCAACGCCAGAGATCATCGGTGCCGAGATAAAGCACCGCGCCCGCACCCACCGGGCGGAAGACGGCGGCGGGACTGCCGGCCTTGGCAGATGGGGCGGTGCCTGTCTGGAAATAGGCCAGGGTGGTGGCGCCGGGCTGTGCCTGCACACTGGAGGCCCAGCGCATGTCTGGCAGAGTGGGCCAGAGGCTGCTATTGGCGCTCGGGCTGTCACTCAGGCGGAGGGCCGATTCGCGCTCCCCTTCGGAGCTGAGGCTCCAGACGATCTTTTGGTTAGGCGGAGCGGCTGTGGCAGCCCAGGTCACCGGCAGCAGGGAGGCTGTTTTGCCCTGGGCCCATTGCTTCAGATGCCCCCGCACACCATCAATGAGGATGAGGCCGCCTCCGCGTTTTTCG
It encodes the following:
- a CDS encoding c-type cytochrome domain-containing protein; translated protein: MKRVLFCLTFCWACGPLIQGATINFEKQLWPVLKDNCLACHNKTTTKGELNMETPALMIQGGENGKGIEAGQGEKSLIYLAAVGEWDSEMPPKNNKVGAVKLTSGELALLKQWIDEGALYSARQEKVIAWEPLPESYRPIYASAITADGRYAAAARGNQVTLYHLPTGTAMTRLTDEALLKSGLYQKPGVAHRDIVPAMTFSPDGSHLATGSFREVKIWRREESKPKPVNAPAALAETKFSLASTVADTVALMDKPTGQKLRDFKHGAAVSAFVLSADNQRLATAGADHQVKIWEVATGKLLLGIQGDLASAVTLMEKADAIAKTTSEAAWQTSAIAKAEKEGTDLAARLKKAKELADAARKEHEDKAKMLKPKQEAKVAADKARAETESLLAKVPEGKPDVALIQKNKEAGAKSETASMQLAEAQEALMRAEAGIKDAEAEIKLVTTAMAQATEAVAAAKLALETAKKETAAATAAKNEATKAQAGAIPTLTSLCFSPDGLQVAGLDAGGQVRVWSTQTGGPVSQQTVTEVGQTKTISWPTPAGWVITGDNASVLHADEAQAAWKLERTLGSGDDKSAITDRVNALAFSADGKTLAIGSGEPSRSGDILLWALDKNQVMANFTEHHLDSVLCLDFSPDGKLLASGGADKVARITDLATRKVVKVFEGHTHHVLGLSWRYDGRMLATAGADNVVKIWDWTVGDRRKNVDGWDKEITAIGYLGSSDVLATTSGDGKVRLINSAGAEVKSLPGVKDFMNALASSRMGEWLVAGGEEGVLHVWNVASGKEVGRFNTER